Proteins encoded by one window of Haliotis asinina isolate JCU_RB_2024 chromosome 6, JCU_Hal_asi_v2, whole genome shotgun sequence:
- the LOC137286978 gene encoding transcription factor SUM-1-like produces the protein MMMMTDYRSCRYDHNAPVFTGPSFGGADMSDARQIMDISYSHPGGNPDYFGPPNGSYHRSYPRQYPEVYGYHSSSGMPPHFFNSGGDQTAVDYRPRHHSQMKEKSFVSSKEEPSGGDDEPRSCSGPKEDKNDVLDDKDSPRSCSPIKDEAGSMSDDHTSDEDNEHIPHVLAPGYHGPNRRCLLWACKACKKKTVTIDRRKAATMRERRRLRKVNEAFDTLKRRTCPNPNQRLPKVEILRNAIEYIESLEELLHGSRIPRGDDNCNDAGSSSSGSDYMTVHSPQYYDKLHHMPNNGGGGGGGDMGGSYNHGNNYDQVQSSGGVSSLDCLSLIVESISPNKQASVISNMAASDRPL, from the exons atgatgatgatgacagacTATCGTAGTTGCCGCTACGACCACAACGCACCCGTTTTCACCGGACCATCGTTCGGCGGGGCAGACATGTCGGATGCGAGGCAAATCATGGACATATCTTACTCCCATCCTGGGGGAAACCCTGATTATTTTGGACCCCCGAATGGGTCTTATCATCGGTCGTATCCTCGTCAGTATCCTGAAGTTTACGGCTATCATTCTAGTAGCGGGATGCCCCCGCACTTCTTCAATTCAGGCGGTGACCAAACGGCTGTTGACTATAGACCTCGACATCATTCACAGATGAAGGAGAAGTCGTTTGTGTCCTCCAAGGAAGAACCAAGTGGAGGTGATGATGAACCAAGATCCTGCTCAGGCCCCAAAGAAGACAAGAATGACGTTCTGGACGATAAGGACAGCCCTAGATCTTGCTCTCCTATCAAAGACGAAGCCGGCAGCATGAGTGACGATCACACCTCCGACGAGGACAACGAACACATCCCCCACGTTCTAGCCCCTGGGTACCATGGACCCAACAGAAGGTGTCTCCTGTGGGCCTGCAAAGCGTGTAAGAAGAAGACGGTGACAATTGACAGAAGGAAGGCGGCGACGATGCGGGAACGACGTAGGTTACGGAAAGTGAACGAAGCGTTTGACACTCTTAAAAGACGGACGTGCCCAAATCCGAATCAGAGACTACCAAAAGTTGAAATTCTGAGAAACGCTATAGAATATATTGAAAGTTTAGAGGAACTGCTTCACGGAAGTAGGATACCACGAGGCGACGACAACTGTAACGACGCCGGATCGTCAAGCAGTGGTTCCGACTATATG ACTGTTCACAGTCCTCAGTACTACGACAAACTACACCACATGCCCAACAACGGCGGCGGAGGCGGAGGCGGGGACATGGGCGGCAGttataaccatggcaaca ACTATGATCAAGTTCAGTCCAGCGGGGGAGTGTCCAGTCTCGACTGTTTGTCCCTCATCGTTGAAAGCATCTCGCCCAATAAACAAGCCTCTGTCATCTCCAACATGGCTGCCTCAGACAGGCCGTTATGA